One window of the Indicator indicator isolate 239-I01 chromosome 13, UM_Iind_1.1, whole genome shotgun sequence genome contains the following:
- the SCG2 gene encoding secretogranin-2: MAEMKAFQLRAACTLTFFFLLISWVDAASFQQHQLLQKDPDYVMKTLQRFPNPDMIKALEYIEDLRKQTNKGESSPDYSFYQGVPYLLPQKESKDQVHLPDNIRDSLSEDESQWVKVMLEALRQAEKQSKSGPKENKAYGLGSDNFPAGLTDDYEAYKWPERWPKYLKMPLGHYEDSSRDSPFKRTNEIVEEQYTPQSLATLESVFQELGKMAGSSNHKKERLDEDQKLYTDDEDDVYKVNNIAYEDVVGGEDWNPIEEKVESQTQEEIKDSKEEIDKHEEEIDEEMKRSGKFSFFEDEIRRDNKDPEDVSKLMNYYLKKLVGSAGNRKLRTGGELEEKRAAAVLDKQLDPQSIAQLIEISRNLQIPPEDLIDMLKAGERKQLQSERLEAEQEVEFPEDLNEIADNNLGQSDIFKTSINSKTGYVKQPLNAIPENLPEDLNLEDIISLLGADNLANQNPSYLLNHLNQENDLPRLSYIPRRLRGRPFPKAAWMNDLERRQMDSEKLDEKDEELADYLAKVLAKYPDIVNTNQAKRVPVPASESELQEDDRLEQAIREHLSQMGPQEASKLASLSKRLSMAGESDDTQTRQYLDEDMLAKVLEYLKQEKSELERDRIAKRAMENM, translated from the coding sequence ATGGCAGAAATGAAAGCgttccagctcagagcagcctgcactctcacctttttctttctcctgatcTCTTGGGTTGATGCAGCTTCCTTccagcagcatcagctgctTCAGAAAGATCCAGACTACGTGATGAAGACCTTACAGAGGTTCCCAAATCCTGATATGATCAAAGCTCTGGAATACATAGAAGATCTTCGCAAGCAAACTAACAagggagaaagcagccctgattACAGCTTTTATCAAGGTGTCCCATATCTCCTGCcacagaaagaaagcaaagatcaGGTTCACCTACCAGACAATATAAGGGATTCTTTGTCTGAAGACGAGTCCCAGTGGGTCAAGGTAATGCTGGAAGCCTTGCGGCAAGCTGAGAAACAGTCAAAATCTGGCCCAAAGGAGAATAAAGCTTACGGTCTGGGTTCAGATAACTTTCCAGCTGGACTAACAGATGACTATGAGGCATACAAATGGCCTGAGAGGTGGCCAAAGTATCTCAAAATGCCTCTTGGGCACTATGAAGACAGTTCAAGAGACAGTCCTTTCAAGCGCACTAATGAGATAGTGGAAGAGCAATACACACCCCAAAGCCTTGCCACGCTGGAGTCTGTGTtccaggagctggggaagatGGCAGGGTCAAGCAACCATAAGAAAgagaggctggatgaggaccAGAAATTGTATACAGATGATGAAGATGATGTCTATAAAGTGAATAACATTGCCTATGAAGATGTGGTTGGAGGAGAAGATTGGAATCCTATAGAGGAAAAAGTGGAAAGCCAAACCCAGGAGGAGATAAAAGACAGCAAAGAGGAAATTGATAAACACGAAGAGGAGATTgatgaagaaatgaaaaggtCAGGAAAATTCAGCTTCTTTGAGGATGAAATAAGAAGAGACAACAAAGACCCAGAGGATGTTTCAAAGCTAATGAATTATTACCTTAAGAAGCtggtgggcagtgctgggaatAGGAAATTAAGGACTGGAGGAGAACTTGAGGAAAAAAGAGCAGCCGCAGTCTTGGATAAGCAGCTCGATCCTCAGTCTATAGCTCAGCTGATCGAAATCTCAAGGAATTTACAAATTCCTCCAGAGGATTTGATAGACATGTTGAAAGCTGGAGAAAGAAAGCAGCTTCAGAGCGAAAGGttggaagcagagcaggaagtGGAATTCCCAGAAGACCTCAACGAGATCGCTGACAACAATCTAGGGCAGAGCGATATATTTAAAACCAGCATAAACTCTAAAACCGGGTATGTGAAGCAGCCTCTTAATGCTATCCCAGAAAACCTACCTGAAGACCTCAATCTTGAAGATATCATCAGTCTTCTGGGAGCTGACAATTTAGCTAATCAGAATCCCTCTTACCTACTAAATCATCTTAATCAAGAAAATGACTTGCCGAGACTGTCTTACATTCCCAGAAGATTGAGAGGCCGCCCATTCCCTAAAGCTGCCTGGATGAACGACTTGGAAAGGAGACAAATGGACTCCGAGAAGCTGGAtgagaaggatgaagagctAGCTGATTACTTGGCAAAGGTGTTGGCAAAATACCCTGACATTGTCAATACGAACCAAGCGAAACGAGTCCCAGTGCCAGCTTCTGAAAGTGAGCTGCAGGAAGATGATCGGCTGGAGCAGGCCATCAGGGAGCACCTAAGTCAGATGGGACCACAGGAGGCCTCGAAGTTGGCTTCACTAAGCAAAAGGCTCTCCATGGCCGGGGAAAGTGATGACACACAAACCAGGCAGTACCTGGATGAGGATATGCTGGCAAAGGTGTTGGAGTATCTAAAACAGGAGAAATCAGAGCTGGAAAGAGATCGCATCGCAAAACGGGCAATGGAAAACATGTAA